In the Ruminococcus sp. OA3 genome, one interval contains:
- the rbsD gene encoding D-ribose pyranase: MKKNGILNSDISRVLSYMGHTDTLAVGDCGLPIPDETERIDLAVKFGVPGFLEVLNEVTGDMKIEKIILAEEIKEHSPNMWKDILNLVKSMGNSCEIEYVSHQELKEQTKMCRAVIRTGETTAYANIILQSGCLF; the protein is encoded by the coding sequence ATGAAGAAAAATGGAATTTTAAACAGTGATATCTCAAGGGTCCTTTCTTACATGGGACACACGGATACCCTGGCAGTGGGAGACTGCGGACTTCCGATACCGGATGAGACAGAAAGGATAGACCTGGCTGTGAAGTTCGGTGTACCGGGGTTCCTGGAAGTATTAAATGAAGTAACGGGTGACATGAAAATTGAAAAAATAATTCTGGCGGAAGAAATAAAAGAACACAGCCCGAACATGTGGAAGGATATACTGAACCTGGTAAAAAGCATGGGAAATTCATGTGAGATAGAGTATGTCAGCCATCAGGAGCTGAAGGAACAGACAAAAATGTGCAGGGCAGTCATCCGCACAGGTGAGACCACGGCTTATGCCAACATCATCCTGCAGTCCGGCTGTTTGTTCTGA
- the rbsK gene encoding ribokinase — MKKIGVVGSINMDMTVKAERIPLKGETLKGEDLQYIPGGKGANQAVAMARLGADVEMFGCVGDDAAGENLVKNLENMGVNTQHIKTVKGIPTGLAVITVGENDNTIIVVAGTNDCVDIDYINEIKDSLLECEIVLLQHEIPQNTVEYVAELCAANKVKVVLNPAPARPVRQDILEKVTYLTPNEHEAVILFGEDRSFEELLKTYPEKLVITQGSRGVGACLKSGETILVPARKSKVVDTTGAGDTLNGAFTVAITEGRNMEESLRFANAAAGLSTEKFGAQGGMPTYEEVIRELGE; from the coding sequence CAACATGGATATGACAGTCAAAGCTGAGAGAATTCCTTTGAAAGGTGAGACACTGAAAGGGGAAGATCTGCAGTACATCCCGGGAGGAAAGGGTGCGAATCAGGCGGTAGCCATGGCCAGATTAGGTGCAGATGTTGAAATGTTCGGTTGTGTGGGCGACGATGCTGCAGGGGAAAACCTTGTCAAAAATCTTGAAAATATGGGCGTCAACACACAGCATATTAAAACCGTGAAAGGGATTCCCACAGGACTTGCGGTCATTACGGTTGGTGAGAATGACAATACGATTATTGTTGTAGCGGGAACAAATGACTGTGTGGACATTGACTATATAAATGAGATAAAAGACTCTCTTCTGGAATGTGAGATTGTACTTCTTCAGCACGAGATACCACAGAATACGGTCGAGTATGTTGCTGAACTTTGTGCGGCAAACAAAGTAAAGGTTGTACTGAACCCGGCACCTGCCAGACCTGTACGGCAGGATATTCTGGAAAAGGTGACTTATCTTACACCTAACGAACATGAGGCTGTGATCCTGTTTGGGGAGGACCGCTCATTTGAGGAGCTTTTAAAGACCTATCCGGAGAAGCTTGTGATCACACAGGGATCCCGCGGAGTGGGAGCCTGTCTGAAAAGCGGGGAGACGATCCTGGTGCCTGCGAGAAAATCAAAAGTTGTAGATACCACAGGGGCGGGAGACACACTGAACGGAGCTTTTACCGTTGCCATAACAGAGGGCAGGAATATGGAAGAGTCATTGCGGTTTGCAAATGCTGCTGCCGGCCTTTCCACTGAAAAATTCGGCGCACAGGGAGGAATGCCGACGTACGAAGAAGTCATCAGAGAATTGGGAGAATAG